The proteins below come from a single Cricetulus griseus strain 17A/GY chromosome 6, alternate assembly CriGri-PICRH-1.0, whole genome shotgun sequence genomic window:
- the LOC100761665 gene encoding olfactory receptor 4C15-like, whose protein sequence is MQNQSFVTEFILLGLSQSQNVEKILLVVFLLIYLATIGGNIIIVITIIYNPALLGSPMYFFLAFLSFLDACTSSTVTPKIIIDCLYERKTISFECCMTQLFTVHFFTGAEVIVLAAMAYDRYVAICKPLHYSSIMTQKLCGVLVVVSWAGGFLHSIIQITFTLQLPLCGPNIIDHYMCDLFPLLKLACTDTHIFVLLVFANSGAICIIIFSLLLVSYGVVLFSLRAHSSEGRRKALSTCVSHITVVLLFFVPCILIYARPTSALSFEKNMLIFVNVLTPLLNPMVYTFRNKEMMNAIRKMWKRFRVVSDKF, encoded by the coding sequence ATGCAAAACCAGAGCTTTGTCACTGAGTTCATACTCCTGGGTCTTTCACAGTCCCAAAATGTGGAAAAAATACTACTTGTTGTATTTTTGTTAATCTATCTTGCAACTATTGGGGGCAACATAATAATTGTCATTACCATCATCTACAATCCTGCACTGCTAGGTTCTCCCATGTACTTTTTCTTGGCATTTCTATCTTTCCTGGATGCATGTACTTCTTCTACTGTCACACCCAAGATAATTATAGACTGCTTGTATGAAAGGAAGACCATCTCTTTTGAATGTTGCATGACACAACTGTTTACAGTTCACTTCTTCACAGGAGCAGAAGTGATTGTCCTAGcagccatggcctatgaccgctatgtggctaTTTGCAAGCCTCTTCACTATTCTTCCATTATGACACAGAAGCTCTGtggtgttttggtggtggtatccTGGGCAGGAGGATTTTTGCATTCTATCATACAAATTACATTCACATTGCAGCTGCCTTTATGTGGGCCCAATATTATTGATCATTACATGTGTGACCTGTTCCCATTACTGAAGCTTGCCTGTactgacacacacatttttgtcCTTTTGGTGTTTGCCAACAGTGGGGCTATTTGCATTATAATCTTCTCACTATTGCTAGTCTCTTATGGTGTTGTATTGTTTTCTCTGAGAGCCCACAGTTCTGAAGGTCGACGCAAAGCTCTTTCCACCTGTGTATCCCATATTACAGTTGTGCTTTTGTTCTTTGTCCCATGCATATTAATATATGCAAGACCTACATCTGCATTGTCCTTTGAGAAAAATATGCTTATATTTGTCAATGTCCTGACACCGTTACTCAATCCTATGGTTTATACTTTTAGAAATAAGGAAATGATGAATGCCATCAGAAAAATGTGGAAGAGATTCAGAGTGGTGtctgataaattttaa